A stretch of DNA from Limnohabitans sp. MORI2:
TTGAATTGTTTTGTCATCGACTTGATGCGCTGGTGGCCATTCGTGGCAAAGCAGTGGTTGAAGCTTGGAAATCGCTGGCTCATACAGGACACATTGACCAAGTGGTGCGCGAGTTGCTAACCCTGCACTACGACCCTACCTACGCTTCGTCGATGGTGCGCAACTTCACCCAAAACGACAAAGCCACAGCTTGCGTGGCTGCCAACCGAAGTCCCGAGGCTTTACGTGAAGTTGCTCGACAACTGTGCGAACGTGTCAACGCGTGATGCTCAAGCCTGTTCGGCTTCAATGACCATCACCGAGCCCCGATAGGCATGCCAACTGGCAAAGCCCAGCCAAGGACCAACCACCAGCAAGCCTGCAGCCGAAGGCCACATGGCCAAACCCACCAGCAGCGTGATGAGCGCACCCCACCACATAGCTACAGCGGTGCGATCAAAGAACACCCGCAGGCTGGTAATGCCTGCTGTAATGGCATCGGTGTCACGGTCCAAAATCATGGGGATTGACACCATCATGGTGGCAAACACCAAGCCTGCGAAGAAGCCACCCACGCACACATAAGCAGCCACGAACTCCCAGTTTTGAGGATTGAGAACAGCGTCCAGCGCAGTGGCCGTACTGGGCAATCCGCCGGTGTTGAAGAACACCGCAAACACGACCAACGACGCACGGCCCCACAACAGCTCAAGCAGCAACACAACCAACACCAACATGCTCATGCTGCCCATGTGCGATTTCCAACATGTGAGCGAGCTGCGAAAACTGGGGCGCTCACCACGCTCAAGATGCATGCTCACGTCATACAAACCCATCGCTAAAAATGGGCCGAGCAACAAACTGCCCGAAATGGCCGACAAGGTGTACTCGGGACTGCTTTTAAAAACGGCTGACACTACCAAGGCCATCGCCCAAAAACATGCACCGTAAAACAAGGCAATCCAAGGTTGGGCGCGCAAGTCACACAAACCATGCCACAGCCATTGCAAGGGGGCGAGCAAACCTATGGGATGAATCTCGATGCGTTCACGAGGTTGCGGGGTATCTTGTGGCTGCATCAGGCTCCCTCTCGAAGGTGTTTAGCTTGGCAAGCCCGCCTTGTTCAAAGCCTGCAAGATGTCTCGTTGTAAATCGCTCACGTCTTCTAAGCCAATGCAAAAACGCACAACCCGTCCACGCTGCAAATGTTCCGTCGATCGTTGTCGGCTTGAGGCCATGTTGTAAGGCATCACCAAACTCATGGGGCCACCCCAGCTGTAACCGATCTTGAACAGTTGCAGGCTATCGCAAAACGCATCCACTTGGTGAGCGGGGAAACGCGCATCCATCACCACACTGAAAATGCCAGCAGCTAGGCCTTGTGGGTTTTGCGGCGTCACACACAGCTGCTGCCAATGGTTGTGCCCAGGTGAAGCACTGAGCGCCGGATGTAGCACTTGGCTAAACGCTGCTTGCGATGCGCACCATGTGGCCAAGCTGCGTGCAGCAGTGTCTTGCGCCTTGTAACGCAAGGGCATAGACGCCAAAGAGCGCAACACCATCTCAGCATCGTTAGCCCCCACGCCAGTGCCCAAACGCATGTGGCTGAGCTTCAACACACGCGCCAACTCATCGCTGCGCGTGACGATGCTGCCCATCAACACATCACCACCGCCACTGGGGTATTTGGTGAGTGCGTGGATGGTCAAGTCCACACCTAGCTCGCCCTGCCCTGGTGTGAGGTCAAACGCGTTGAACGCGAGGCCTGCCCCCCAGGTGTTGTCGAGCGCGCACATCACGTCACGTGCTTTGCACAGCTGCACCAAGGCCACCAAATCTGGAAACTCCATCGTCACCGAACCCGCTGCTTCGAGCCACACCAAGCGTGTGCGCGGTGTGATGCGTGCGGCCAAATCCTTCACATCCAGTGGGTCGTACACCTGGTGCGTGACGCCAAACCGTGCCAACTCCCCCTCGGCCAAGGACTTGTTGGGTGCATAAGCGTTGTCTGGAATCAGCACCTCGTCACCCGTTTTGAGCAACGCAAAATCCACATGCGCGATCGCCGCTAAACCACTGGGCGTGAGGATGCAATGCTTGCCGCCCTCTAACGTGGCCAAGCGTTCTTCGAGCGTGAAAGTCGTGGGCGTGCCATGCAAGCCGTAGGTGTAAGCCGACTTGTCCATCCACTCACGCGTGCGCATGGCGGCCACATTGGGAAAGATCACTGTCGAGGCTTTGAACACACCGACTTGCGGCGCTTCAAATTCGGCGGGGGGTTGGTAGGCGTGGTGAATGAGGTCGGTGCTGCGGGTCATAAGCGCATATTACGACAGGCAAAAAAAAACTCCGCCGAAGCGGAGTTCAGATCGACAACCCGCAGTCAAGCGGTGAAGTCTGTGTGCGATGTGGCGATTTTCTGGCGCGCAGCGACTGATGAGCCACAGCGCGCACAGGCTTTACCGCTTGACGGAGCGAACACAGCTCGCCCAAGCGGAACTCTACCTATTAAACCTTCCACTTCTCCATCAAAGCCGCAGGACGCATGCTGTCATAGGGCTCAAAGGGTTGGTGAATCCAAGGGTTGGTTGGCAAGTAGTCCACGGAGTAGTCAGGCTTGAAAGACGACACGCCTTTGGTCCAAATCACAGCCGTACGCAACTCGGTGATGGGCTTGTAGTTGTTCTTGAGTTGGTCCACCACAGCCTTCAAAGTGTGGCCTGTGTCAGCCAAGTCATCGACCAACAACACCTTGCCAGCAATTTCACCTTTGGGTGTCGTGATGAAACGGGCGATGTCTAAGTGACCTTGCACGGTACCGGCATCGGCGCGGTACGAGCTGGTGGACATGATGGCCAAAGGCTTGTCAAAGATGCGAGACAAGATGTCGCCTGGGCGCATGCCGCCACGGGCCAAGCACAGAATGGTGTCAAATTCCCAGCCTGATTGATGAATCTTGATGGCGAGTTTTTCAATCAGGTTGTGGTACTCGTCGTAAGACACGTACAGGTGTTTGCCGTCTTCAGTCAACATGGTTTGATCCTTTAAAAATTAAGCGATGTAGGGGTGGGTCAACAAAATTGTGTGGTCACGGTCTGGGCTGGTCGACACCATGTGGATAGGCACGCCAGTGGTTTCGGCAATGCGGTTCAAGTAGTGCTGAGCGGCCTTGGGCAGCTTGGCGTAATCGGTCACGCCCACAGTGCTGTCAGTCCAGCCAGGGATGGTTTCGTAGATGGGTTTACAACGAGCAATCTCGTCAGCGCCCATGGGCAAGATGTCGATTTTTTCGCCGTCCAATTCGTAGCCCACGCACAAGAGCAATTCGGTCAAGCCGTCGAGCACGTCGAGCTTGGTGATGCACAAACCTGTGAGGCCGTTCACCTGAGCGCTGCGCTTGAGCAACGCGGCATCGAACCAACCGCAGCGGCGTGAGCGGCCAGTGGTCGTGCCCTTCTCTGCCCCGACGATCGACATGTGATACCCAGGAGTGCCTTCTTTTTCCCAATCGAGTTCGGTAGGGAATGGGCCACCGCCTACGCGTGTGCAGTAGGCCTTGGTGATGCCCAAGATGTAGTGCAGCATGCCAGGGCCAACGCCAGCGCCTGCAGCGGCGTTGCCGGCCACACAGTTGCTAGAGGTCACGAAGGGATAGGTGCCGTGGTCCACGTCGAGCAAGGTGCCTTGTGCGCCTTCAAACAACAGGTTAGCGCCGGCCTTGTTGGCTTCGTTCAACTCGCGTGACACGTCAGCCACCATCGGCAAGATTTCTTTGGCATAAGCCATGGCTTCGTTGTACACAGTATCGAAGTCCACAGCGGGTGCGTGCAAGATATCGACCAACACATGGTTGTGCAGCTCAAGGTTCTCGCGCAGTTTGGTAGCGAAGCGCTCTGGGTGCTTCAAATCTTGCACGCGCAAAGCACGGCGTGCAATTTTGTCTTCGTAGGCGGGGCCAATGCCGCGGCCTGTGGTGCCAATCTTGGCAGTACCGGCCTTCTCTTTGGCGGCTTCACGGGCCACGTCGATGGCAGCGTGGTAAGGCAGGATGAGTGGGCAAGCTTCGCTGATACGCAAGCGTGAACGCACTTCCACCCCCGCTTTTTCAAGACCTGCAATTTCTTCGAGCAACTTCGGTGCAGACAACACCACGCCGTTGCCGATGTAGCACTTGACGCCGGGGCGCATGATGCCGCTGGGGATCAAATGCAAGGCGGTTTTCACGCCGTTGATGACCAGGGTATGGCCTGCGTTGTGGCCACCTTGAAAACGCACCACACCCGTGGCGGTTTCGGTCAGCCAGTCAACCAATTTACCTTTGCCTTCGTCACCCCATTGGGTGCCGACGACGACGACGTTACGGCCTTTGGTAGCGGCCACGGTTTGTCCTTGGGTAGTGCTCATATCTACTCGATGATTTAAAAGATTAAAGGGCTTGCACAGCCCACTGGCCGGCGACTTCGATCAGTTCACGATCGCAATTGAATTCATCCACTTCGCTCTCATGGCCCGGCAACACGCAGACCACAGTTTCGCCATTGGCACGCAAGGTGGCAATGGCTTCGCGCAAACCTTTGGCGGTGCCCCAAGGCGCACGAATAGCGGCTTTGAGGGCGCGCTCGGGCACCACTTGCACCAGCTCCTTGAGGTCCAAGCTAAAGCCTACTGCAGGACGCTTACGTCCAAACACCGCGCCCACTTCGTCATAGCGGCCACCGCGCACCAAGGCATCGCTGGCACCTGGCACAAAGATGGCAAAGCGCACACCGCTGTAGTAGGCATAGCCGCGCAAATCGGCCAAGTCAAACGTGACAGCAACACCGCTCAAGTCAGTCGCAATTTGTCGCAATTCAGCCAAGGCTTGTAGGACCACTGGCCACGCAGCAAAGGCTTTTTCGGCTTGAGCCAACACAGATACGTCACCATACATGCCGACCAAAGCCACCAAGGCGGTTCGCACATTGGCCGGTAGGTTTTGCGTAAGGGCTTGAACACCCGAGGTGTCTTTGGCGGCCAAGGCGCTGTGCAAGGCATCGCGGACCTCTGAGGTCAAGCTCACACCTGCCAACAGGGCCGGCACGATGCGCGCATCGCTCAAGTCCACCGTGAACTGTTGGATGGACACAGCTTTCAAGCTGTCCAAAGCCAAATGCAGTACTTCGAGGTCCGCCTCGATGCCCGCATGGCCGTAGATTTCAGCACCAAACTGCAACGGTTCGCGGGTGGCAAACGGACGGTCTGGGCGGGTATGCAGCACGGGGCCGCAATAGCACAGGCGCGTCACGCCTGCGCGGTTGAGCAAATGGGCGTCGATGCGGGCCACTTGCGGCGTGGTATCAGCACGCAAGCCCAAGGTACGACCTGAGAGTTGGTCAACCAGTTTGAAGGTTTGTAAATCGAGTGCGCGGCCTGTGCCAGACAGCAAGGATTCGAGGTATTCGAGCAGCGGCGGCATGACCAGCTCGTAGCCGTAGCCTCTGGCTGTGTCGAGGTAGAGGCGACGCAGCTCTTCAATGTGCCGGGCCTCAGAAGGCAGAACATCGGCGATGTGATCCGGCAGAACCCAAGCAGACATGAAATTAAGGGAGGCTGTTAAAAACGTGATTTTACAGGGGTTCTCGGCCTCAACCGAGCCACCACAGCATCAAAACGCCAGCCAGCACGCAAACCAAGCCGAAAAATCGAATCTGACCGTCTTGCAACACCAGCAGTTGCGCCATTTTGTCGCGCCAACCTTGGGGGGACGC
This window harbors:
- a CDS encoding DUF2189 domain-containing protein, translated to MQPQDTPQPRERIEIHPIGLLAPLQWLWHGLCDLRAQPWIALFYGACFWAMALVVSAVFKSSPEYTLSAISGSLLLGPFLAMGLYDVSMHLERGERPSFRSSLTCWKSHMGSMSMLVLVVLLLELLWGRASLVVFAVFFNTGGLPSTATALDAVLNPQNWEFVAAYVCVGGFFAGLVFATMMVSIPMILDRDTDAITAGITSLRVFFDRTAVAMWWGALITLLVGLAMWPSAAGLLVVGPWLGFASWHAYRGSVMVIEAEQA
- a CDS encoding PLP-dependent transferase; its protein translation is MTRSTDLIHHAYQPPAEFEAPQVGVFKASTVIFPNVAAMRTREWMDKSAYTYGLHGTPTTFTLEERLATLEGGKHCILTPSGLAAIAHVDFALLKTGDEVLIPDNAYAPNKSLAEGELARFGVTHQVYDPLDVKDLAARITPRTRLVWLEAAGSVTMEFPDLVALVQLCKARDVMCALDNTWGAGLAFNAFDLTPGQGELGVDLTIHALTKYPSGGGDVLMGSIVTRSDELARVLKLSHMRLGTGVGANDAEMVLRSLASMPLRYKAQDTAARSLATWCASQAAFSQVLHPALSASPGHNHWQQLCVTPQNPQGLAAGIFSVVMDARFPAHQVDAFCDSLQLFKIGYSWGGPMSLVMPYNMASSRQRSTEHLQRGRVVRFCIGLEDVSDLQRDILQALNKAGLPS
- a CDS encoding phosphoribosyltransferase, translated to MLTEDGKHLYVSYDEYHNLIEKLAIKIHQSGWEFDTILCLARGGMRPGDILSRIFDKPLAIMSTSSYRADAGTVQGHLDIARFITTPKGEIAGKVLLVDDLADTGHTLKAVVDQLKNNYKPITELRTAVIWTKGVSSFKPDYSVDYLPTNPWIHQPFEPYDSMRPAALMEKWKV
- a CDS encoding adenylosuccinate synthase — protein: MSTTQGQTVAATKGRNVVVVGTQWGDEGKGKLVDWLTETATGVVRFQGGHNAGHTLVINGVKTALHLIPSGIMRPGVKCYIGNGVVLSAPKLLEEIAGLEKAGVEVRSRLRISEACPLILPYHAAIDVAREAAKEKAGTAKIGTTGRGIGPAYEDKIARRALRVQDLKHPERFATKLRENLELHNHVLVDILHAPAVDFDTVYNEAMAYAKEILPMVADVSRELNEANKAGANLLFEGAQGTLLDVDHGTYPFVTSSNCVAGNAAAGAGVGPGMLHYILGITKAYCTRVGGGPFPTELDWEKEGTPGYHMSIVGAEKGTTTGRSRRCGWFDAALLKRSAQVNGLTGLCITKLDVLDGLTELLLCVGYELDGEKIDILPMGADEIARCKPIYETIPGWTDSTVGVTDYAKLPKAAQHYLNRIAETTGVPIHMVSTSPDRDHTILLTHPYIA
- a CDS encoding ATP phosphoribosyltransferase regulatory subunit, yielding MSAWVLPDHIADVLPSEARHIEELRRLYLDTARGYGYELVMPPLLEYLESLLSGTGRALDLQTFKLVDQLSGRTLGLRADTTPQVARIDAHLLNRAGVTRLCYCGPVLHTRPDRPFATREPLQFGAEIYGHAGIEADLEVLHLALDSLKAVSIQQFTVDLSDARIVPALLAGVSLTSEVRDALHSALAAKDTSGVQALTQNLPANVRTALVALVGMYGDVSVLAQAEKAFAAWPVVLQALAELRQIATDLSGVAVTFDLADLRGYAYYSGVRFAIFVPGASDALVRGGRYDEVGAVFGRKRPAVGFSLDLKELVQVVPERALKAAIRAPWGTAKGLREAIATLRANGETVVCVLPGHESEVDEFNCDRELIEVAGQWAVQAL
- a CDS encoding DUF2065 domain-containing protein, yielding MSLDSDTLWAAFGLMLIFEGIMPFASPQGWRDKMAQLLVLQDGQIRFFGLVCVLAGVLMLWWLG